The genomic interval CAATGGATTTACTTGTCCCGGGTGTGGGGGAGATTATAGGAGGGAGCCAGAGAGAGGAAAGATTGGATTATCTTGAAAGAAGGATGGATGAGCTGGGACTTAAAAAGGAAGATTACTGGTGGTATCTCGACTTGAGAAAATACGGCGGGACTAAACATGCAGGGTATGGACTTGGCTTTGAGAGAGCAATCATGTATATAACAGGAATGTCCAACATCAGGGATGTTATATCTTTTCCAAGAACCGTCAAGACAGCAGAATTTTAATGGTGGTAGCATTTTGAATCTAAAGCGTTTTTAGGAAGTCCTTGAAGCCAAGGGCTTCCTTATTTTCATAAAGAGAAAAAATGAATCAAATCAGAATAAATGGTATAATAATAAATATTATTGTGGTATATATTGAAGTGAAGTGGGGAATAAAGATGAGAAGAAGAAAAAAGCCGGGAGCAAAGGAAAAACTATTAAGCTATGAACAATATGTATGTATAAACCCCGAAGATTTTAAAGGAAAGTGGTATGAGTATTTTAATAATTCCAGTGAAATACATGTGGAACTAGGAACAGGCAGAGGGCAGTTTATAACAACTTTGGCAGAATTAAATCCAGCTGTCAATTATATCGGGGTGGAGGTGAAGGAGGAAATTTTACTTAAAGCAGTACAAAAAGCAGAAGAAAAACAATTGAACAACATCGTTTTTCTCTGGTATGATATAAATAAGTTTGCAGATATATTTGAAGAAAATGAATTGAGCAGAATTTATATAAACTTCTGCGACCCATGGCCTAAAAACAGATGGGCAAAAAGAAGGCTTACCCATAGAAAATTTCTTGAAGGATATAAACATTCTTTACAGCAAAACAGTGAAATTCACTTTAAAACGGATAATGAAAAGTTATTTGAATTTTCTTTAAATGAATTCTCACACTGTGATTTCAAGCTGAAAAATATCACTTTTGATCTGCATAACAGCAATTTTGAGGGAAATATCACAACAGAATATGAGGATAAGTTTG from Petroclostridium xylanilyticum carries:
- the trmB gene encoding tRNA (guanosine(46)-N7)-methyltransferase TrmB; this encodes MNQIRINGIIINIIVVYIEVKWGIKMRRRKKPGAKEKLLSYEQYVCINPEDFKGKWYEYFNNSSEIHVELGTGRGQFITTLAELNPAVNYIGVEVKEEILLKAVQKAEEKQLNNIVFLWYDINKFADIFEENELSRIYINFCDPWPKNRWAKRRLTHRKFLEGYKHSLQQNSEIHFKTDNEKLFEFSLNEFSHCDFKLKNITFDLHNSNFEGNITTEYEDKFVQMGMRIYRCEAVKRRFGQGT